From a single Lates calcarifer isolate ASB-BC8 linkage group LG12, TLL_Latcal_v3, whole genome shotgun sequence genomic region:
- the znf740a gene encoding zinc finger protein ZFP2 isoform X27 — protein MSHLPSSSVRDHMKWAGLLGCEAVLSSMALMQASSMAAPPKKMMAPLGHGPPQREGPDRAPQSHMILPSGMSCPPLLIRKEGEFQAPRLLDEKEMRANEDMQQKKKNRKSVTPCKVREQEGRGGKGTGGDENGPSSKVQKNFICDHCYGAFRSGYHLKRHILIHTGEKPYACAVCDMRFIQRYHLERHSLIHTGVKPYACSMCDMRFFQRYHLERHRLTHTGVKPYACSMCDMRFFQRYHLARHSLTHTGVKPYACSMCDMRFFQRYHLARHSLTHTGVKPYACSMCDMRFFQRYHLARHTLTHTGVKPYACSMCDMRFFQRYHLARHSLTHTGVKPYACTMCDMRFIQRYQLERHSLTHTGVKPYACTMCDKRFFQRYHLARHSLTHMGVKPYACTMCDMKFFQRYHLARHSLTHTGVKPYACTMCDKRFFQRYHLARHSLTHMGVKPYACSMCDMRFIQRNHLERHSLTHTGEKPFACDMCDMRFIQRYHLERHKRVHSGEKPYQCERCQQNFSRTDRLLRHRRLCQGRSVAKVENQPCCEPRPYPQEPPPAPPTWSPLHPPPGRLAV, from the exons ATGTCACATCTGCCCAGCAGCTCAGTCCGCGACCATATGAAATGG GCGGGACTGCTTGGCTGCGAAGCTGTCCTCTCCAGTATGGCCCTGATGCAGGCCAGCTCCATGGCTGCTCCGCCCAAAAAAATGATGGCTCCACTTGGCCATGGAccaccacagagagagggaccTGACCGTGCTCCCCAGAGCCACATGATCCTCCCATCTGGAATGAGCTGTCCACCCCTG CTTATCCGGAAGGAAGGTGAATTCCAAGCTCCCCGCCTGCTGGATGAGAAGGAGATGAGGGCCAACGAGGacatgcagcagaaaaaaaagaacaggaaaTCAGTGACGCCCTGTAAAGTGAGAGAACAAGAAGGAAGGGGAGGGAAG GGCACAGGTGGGGATGAGAATGGTCCATCATCCAAAGTGCAGAAAAACTTTATTTGTGATCACTGTTATGGAGCATTTAGGAGTGGATACCACCTGAAGAGACATATCCTCATTCATACAG GGGAGAAGCCGTATGCTTGTGCCGTTTGTGACATGAGGTTTATTCAGCGTTACCACCTGGAGAGACACAGCCTCATTCACACGG gggtgAAGCCGTACGCTTGTTCCATGTGTGACATGAGGTTTTTCCAGCGTTACCACCTGGAGAGACACAGACTCACTCATACGG GGGTGAAGCCGTACGCTTGCTCCATGTGTGACATGAGGTTCTTCCAACGTTACCATCTGGCAAGACACAGCCTCACTCATACTG gGGTGAAGCCATACGCTTGCTCCATGTGTGACATGAGATTTTTCCAACGCTACCACTTGGCAAGACACAGCCTCACTCACACGG gggtgAAGCCATATGCTTGCTCCATGTGTGACATGAGATTTTTCCAGAGATACCACCTGGCAagacacactctcacacatacgG GGGTGAAGCCATACGCTTGCTCCATGTGTGACATGAGGTTCTTCCAGCGTTACCATTTGGCAAGACACAGCCTCACTCATACTG GGGTGAAGCCGTATGCTTGTACCATGTGTGACATGAGATTTATACAACGTTACCAACTGGAGAGACACAGTCTTACTCATACAG gggtgAAGCCGTACGCTTGCACCATGTGTGACAAGAGGTTTTTTCAGCGCTACCACCTGGCGAGACACAGCCTCACTCATATGG GTGTGAAACCTTATGCTTGCACCATGTGTGACATGAAGTTTTTTCAGCGTTACCACCTGGCGAGACACAGCCTCACTCATACGG GTGTGAAACCTTATGCTTGCACCATGTGTGACAAGAGGTTTTTTCAGCGCTACCACCTGGCAAGACACAGCCTCACTCATATGG gggtgAAGCCGTATGCTTGTTCCATGTGTGACATGAGGTTTATTCAGCGTAACCACCTGGAGAGACACAGCCTCACTCATACGG GAGAGAAGCCATTTGCTTGTGACATGTGTGATATGAGGTTTATCCAGCGCTACCACCTTGAGAGACACAAGCGTGTCCATAGTGGGGAGAAGCCTTACCAGTGTGAACGGTGCCAGCAG aaCTTTTCTCGGACAGACCGGCTGTTGCGGCATCGGAGGTTGTGCCAGGGTCGCAGCGTAGCTAAAGTAGAGAACCAGCCATGCTGCGAACCGCGCCCTTATCCCCAGGAACCCCCACCCGCGCCCCCAACCTGGAGTCCCCTGCACCCCCCTCCAGGCCGGCTGGCGGTCTGA
- the znf740a gene encoding zinc finger protein ZFP2 isoform X30, with amino-acid sequence MSHLPSSSVRDHMKWAGLLGCEAVLSSMALMQASSMAAPPKKMMAPLGHGPPQREGPDRAPQSHMILPSGMSCPPLLIRKEGEFQAPRLLDEKEMRANEDMQQKKKNRKSVTPCKVREQEGRGGKGTGGDENGPSSKVQKNFICDHCYGAFRSGYHLKRHILIHTGEKPYACAVCDMRFIQRYHLERHSLIHTGVKPYACSMCDMRFFQRYHLERHRLTHTGVKPYACSMCDMRFFQRYHLARHSLTHTGVKPYACSMCDMRFFQRYHLARHSLTHTGVKPYACSMCDMRFFQRYHLARHTLTHTGVKPYACSMCDMRFFQRYHLARHSLTHTGVKPYACTMCDMRFIQRYQLERHSLTHTGVKPYACTMCDKRFFQRYHLARHSLTHMGVKPYACTMCDMKFFQRYHLARHSLTHTGVKPYACTMCDKRFFQRYHLARHSLTHMGVKPYACTMCDKRFFQRYHLARHSLTHMGEKPFACDMCDMRFIQRYHLERHKRVHSGEKPYQCERCQQNFSRTDRLLRHRRLCQGRSVAKVENQPCCEPRPYPQEPPPAPPTWSPLHPPPGRLAV; translated from the exons ATGTCACATCTGCCCAGCAGCTCAGTCCGCGACCATATGAAATGG GCGGGACTGCTTGGCTGCGAAGCTGTCCTCTCCAGTATGGCCCTGATGCAGGCCAGCTCCATGGCTGCTCCGCCCAAAAAAATGATGGCTCCACTTGGCCATGGAccaccacagagagagggaccTGACCGTGCTCCCCAGAGCCACATGATCCTCCCATCTGGAATGAGCTGTCCACCCCTG CTTATCCGGAAGGAAGGTGAATTCCAAGCTCCCCGCCTGCTGGATGAGAAGGAGATGAGGGCCAACGAGGacatgcagcagaaaaaaaagaacaggaaaTCAGTGACGCCCTGTAAAGTGAGAGAACAAGAAGGAAGGGGAGGGAAG GGCACAGGTGGGGATGAGAATGGTCCATCATCCAAAGTGCAGAAAAACTTTATTTGTGATCACTGTTATGGAGCATTTAGGAGTGGATACCACCTGAAGAGACATATCCTCATTCATACAG GGGAGAAGCCGTATGCTTGTGCCGTTTGTGACATGAGGTTTATTCAGCGTTACCACCTGGAGAGACACAGCCTCATTCACACGG gggtgAAGCCGTACGCTTGTTCCATGTGTGACATGAGGTTTTTCCAGCGTTACCACCTGGAGAGACACAGACTCACTCATACGG GGGTGAAGCCGTACGCTTGCTCCATGTGTGACATGAGGTTCTTCCAACGTTACCATCTGGCAAGACACAGCCTCACTCATACTG gGGTGAAGCCATACGCTTGCTCCATGTGTGACATGAGATTTTTCCAACGCTACCACTTGGCAAGACACAGCCTCACTCACACGG gggtgAAGCCATATGCTTGCTCCATGTGTGACATGAGATTTTTCCAGAGATACCACCTGGCAagacacactctcacacatacgG GGGTGAAGCCATACGCTTGCTCCATGTGTGACATGAGGTTCTTCCAGCGTTACCATTTGGCAAGACACAGCCTCACTCATACTG GGGTGAAGCCGTATGCTTGTACCATGTGTGACATGAGATTTATACAACGTTACCAACTGGAGAGACACAGTCTTACTCATACAG gggtgAAGCCGTACGCTTGCACCATGTGTGACAAGAGGTTTTTTCAGCGCTACCACCTGGCGAGACACAGCCTCACTCATATGG GTGTGAAACCTTATGCTTGCACCATGTGTGACATGAAGTTTTTTCAGCGTTACCACCTGGCGAGACACAGCCTCACTCATACGG GTGTGAAACCTTATGCTTGCACCATGTGTGACAAGAGGTTTTTTCAGCGCTACCACCTGGCAAGACACAGCCTCACTCATATGG GTGTGAAACCTTATGCTTGCACCATGTGTGACAAGAGGTTTTTTCAGCGCTACCACCTGGCAAGACACAGCCTCACTCATATGG GAGAGAAGCCATTTGCTTGTGACATGTGTGATATGAGGTTTATCCAGCGCTACCACCTTGAGAGACACAAGCGTGTCCATAGTGGGGAGAAGCCTTACCAGTGTGAACGGTGCCAGCAG aaCTTTTCTCGGACAGACCGGCTGTTGCGGCATCGGAGGTTGTGCCAGGGTCGCAGCGTAGCTAAAGTAGAGAACCAGCCATGCTGCGAACCGCGCCCTTATCCCCAGGAACCCCCACCCGCGCCCCCAACCTGGAGTCCCCTGCACCCCCCTCCAGGCCGGCTGGCGGTCTGA
- the znf740a gene encoding gastrula zinc finger protein XlCGF57.1 isoform X1, which translates to MSHLPSSSVRDHMKWAGLLGCEAVLSSMALMQASSMAAPPKKMMAPLGHGPPQREGPDRAPQSHMILPSGMSCPPLLIRKEGEFQAPRLLDEKEMRANEDMQQKKKNRKSVTPCKVREQEGRGGKGTGGDENGPSSKVQKNFICDHCYGAFRSGYHLKRHILIHTGEKPYACAVCDMRFIQRYHLERHSLIHTGVKPYACSMCDMRFFQRYHLERHRLTHTGVKPYACSMCDMRFFQRYHLARHSLTHTGVKPYACSMCDMRFFQRYHLARHSLTHTGVKPYACSMCDMRFFQRYHLARHTLTHTGVKPYACSMCDMRFFQRYHLARHSLTHTGVKPYACTMCDMRFIQRYQLERHSLTHTGVKPYACTMCDKRFFQRYHLARHSLTHMGVKPYACTMCDMKFFQRYHLARHSLTHTGVKPYACTMCDKRFFQRYHLARHSLTHMGVKPFACTMCDMRFVQRYHLARHSLTHTGVKPYACTMCDKRFFQRYHLARHSLTHMGVKPFACTMCDMRFVQRYHLARHSLTHTGVKPYACSMCDMRFIQRNHLERHSLTHTGEKPFACDMCDMRFIQRYHLERHKRVHSGEKPYQCERCQQNFSRTDRLLRHRRLCQGRSVAKVENQPCCEPRPYPQEPPPAPPTWSPLHPPPGRLAV; encoded by the exons ATGTCACATCTGCCCAGCAGCTCAGTCCGCGACCATATGAAATGG GCGGGACTGCTTGGCTGCGAAGCTGTCCTCTCCAGTATGGCCCTGATGCAGGCCAGCTCCATGGCTGCTCCGCCCAAAAAAATGATGGCTCCACTTGGCCATGGAccaccacagagagagggaccTGACCGTGCTCCCCAGAGCCACATGATCCTCCCATCTGGAATGAGCTGTCCACCCCTG CTTATCCGGAAGGAAGGTGAATTCCAAGCTCCCCGCCTGCTGGATGAGAAGGAGATGAGGGCCAACGAGGacatgcagcagaaaaaaaagaacaggaaaTCAGTGACGCCCTGTAAAGTGAGAGAACAAGAAGGAAGGGGAGGGAAG GGCACAGGTGGGGATGAGAATGGTCCATCATCCAAAGTGCAGAAAAACTTTATTTGTGATCACTGTTATGGAGCATTTAGGAGTGGATACCACCTGAAGAGACATATCCTCATTCATACAG GGGAGAAGCCGTATGCTTGTGCCGTTTGTGACATGAGGTTTATTCAGCGTTACCACCTGGAGAGACACAGCCTCATTCACACGG gggtgAAGCCGTACGCTTGTTCCATGTGTGACATGAGGTTTTTCCAGCGTTACCACCTGGAGAGACACAGACTCACTCATACGG GGGTGAAGCCGTACGCTTGCTCCATGTGTGACATGAGGTTCTTCCAACGTTACCATCTGGCAAGACACAGCCTCACTCATACTG gGGTGAAGCCATACGCTTGCTCCATGTGTGACATGAGATTTTTCCAACGCTACCACTTGGCAAGACACAGCCTCACTCACACGG gggtgAAGCCATATGCTTGCTCCATGTGTGACATGAGATTTTTCCAGAGATACCACCTGGCAagacacactctcacacatacgG GGGTGAAGCCATACGCTTGCTCCATGTGTGACATGAGGTTCTTCCAGCGTTACCATTTGGCAAGACACAGCCTCACTCATACTG GGGTGAAGCCGTATGCTTGTACCATGTGTGACATGAGATTTATACAACGTTACCAACTGGAGAGACACAGTCTTACTCATACAG gggtgAAGCCGTACGCTTGCACCATGTGTGACAAGAGGTTTTTTCAGCGCTACCACCTGGCGAGACACAGCCTCACTCATATGG GTGTGAAACCTTATGCTTGCACCATGTGTGACATGAAGTTTTTTCAGCGTTACCACCTGGCGAGACACAGCCTCACTCATACGG GTGTGAAACCTTATGCTTGCACCATGTGTGACAAGAGGTTTTTTCAGCGCTACCACCTGGCAAGACACAGCCTCACTCATATGG GTGTGAAACCTTTTGCTTGTACCATGTGTGACATGAGGTTTGTTCAGCGTTACCACCTGGCAAGACACAGCCTCACTCATACGG GTGTGAAACCTTATGCTTGCACCATGTGTGACAAGAGGTTTTTTCAGCGCTACCACCTGGCAAGACACAGCCTCACTCATATGG GTGTGAAACCTTTTGCTTGTACCATGTGTGACATGAGGTTTGTTCAGCGTTACCACCTGGCGAGACACAGCCTCACTCATACGG gggtgAAGCCGTATGCTTGTTCCATGTGTGACATGAGGTTTATTCAGCGTAACCACCTGGAGAGACACAGCCTCACTCATACGG GAGAGAAGCCATTTGCTTGTGACATGTGTGATATGAGGTTTATCCAGCGCTACCACCTTGAGAGACACAAGCGTGTCCATAGTGGGGAGAAGCCTTACCAGTGTGAACGGTGCCAGCAG aaCTTTTCTCGGACAGACCGGCTGTTGCGGCATCGGAGGTTGTGCCAGGGTCGCAGCGTAGCTAAAGTAGAGAACCAGCCATGCTGCGAACCGCGCCCTTATCCCCAGGAACCCCCACCCGCGCCCCCAACCTGGAGTCCCCTGCACCCCCCTCCAGGCCGGCTGGCGGTCTGA
- the znf740a gene encoding gastrula zinc finger protein XlCGF57.1 isoform X11 — protein sequence MSHLPSSSVRDHMKWAGLLGCEAVLSSMALMQASSMAAPPKKMMAPLGHGPPQREGPDRAPQSHMILPSGMSCPPLLIRKEGEFQAPRLLDEKEMRANEDMQQKKKNRKSVTPCKVREQEGRGGKGTGGDENGPSSKVQKNFICDHCYGAFRSGYHLKRHILIHTGEKPYACAVCDMRFIQRYHLERHSLIHTGVKPYACSMCDMRFFQRYHLERHRLTHTGVKPYACSMCDMRFFQRYHLARHSLTHTGVKPYACSMCDMRFFQRYHLARHTLTHTGVKPYACSMCDMRFFQRYHLARHSLTHTGVKPYACTMCDMRFIQRYQLERHSLTHTGVKPYACTMCDKRFFQRYHLARHSLTHMGVKPYACTMCDMKFFQRYHLARHSLTHTGVKPYACTMCDKRFFQRYHLARHSLTHMGVKPFACTMCDMRFVQRYHLARHSLTHTGVKPYACTMCDKRFFQRYHLARHSLTHMGVKPFACTMCDMRFVQRYHLARHSLTHTGVKPYACSMCDMRFIQRNHLERHSLTHTGEKPFACDMCDMRFIQRYHLERHKRVHSGEKPYQCERCQQNFSRTDRLLRHRRLCQGRSVAKVENQPCCEPRPYPQEPPPAPPTWSPLHPPPGRLAV from the exons ATGTCACATCTGCCCAGCAGCTCAGTCCGCGACCATATGAAATGG GCGGGACTGCTTGGCTGCGAAGCTGTCCTCTCCAGTATGGCCCTGATGCAGGCCAGCTCCATGGCTGCTCCGCCCAAAAAAATGATGGCTCCACTTGGCCATGGAccaccacagagagagggaccTGACCGTGCTCCCCAGAGCCACATGATCCTCCCATCTGGAATGAGCTGTCCACCCCTG CTTATCCGGAAGGAAGGTGAATTCCAAGCTCCCCGCCTGCTGGATGAGAAGGAGATGAGGGCCAACGAGGacatgcagcagaaaaaaaagaacaggaaaTCAGTGACGCCCTGTAAAGTGAGAGAACAAGAAGGAAGGGGAGGGAAG GGCACAGGTGGGGATGAGAATGGTCCATCATCCAAAGTGCAGAAAAACTTTATTTGTGATCACTGTTATGGAGCATTTAGGAGTGGATACCACCTGAAGAGACATATCCTCATTCATACAG GGGAGAAGCCGTATGCTTGTGCCGTTTGTGACATGAGGTTTATTCAGCGTTACCACCTGGAGAGACACAGCCTCATTCACACGG gggtgAAGCCGTACGCTTGTTCCATGTGTGACATGAGGTTTTTCCAGCGTTACCACCTGGAGAGACACAGACTCACTCATACGG GGGTGAAGCCGTACGCTTGCTCCATGTGTGACATGAGGTTCTTCCAACGTTACCATCTGGCAAGACACAGCCTCACTCATACTG gggtgAAGCCATATGCTTGCTCCATGTGTGACATGAGATTTTTCCAGAGATACCACCTGGCAagacacactctcacacatacgG GGGTGAAGCCATACGCTTGCTCCATGTGTGACATGAGGTTCTTCCAGCGTTACCATTTGGCAAGACACAGCCTCACTCATACTG GGGTGAAGCCGTATGCTTGTACCATGTGTGACATGAGATTTATACAACGTTACCAACTGGAGAGACACAGTCTTACTCATACAG gggtgAAGCCGTACGCTTGCACCATGTGTGACAAGAGGTTTTTTCAGCGCTACCACCTGGCGAGACACAGCCTCACTCATATGG GTGTGAAACCTTATGCTTGCACCATGTGTGACATGAAGTTTTTTCAGCGTTACCACCTGGCGAGACACAGCCTCACTCATACGG GTGTGAAACCTTATGCTTGCACCATGTGTGACAAGAGGTTTTTTCAGCGCTACCACCTGGCAAGACACAGCCTCACTCATATGG GTGTGAAACCTTTTGCTTGTACCATGTGTGACATGAGGTTTGTTCAGCGTTACCACCTGGCAAGACACAGCCTCACTCATACGG GTGTGAAACCTTATGCTTGCACCATGTGTGACAAGAGGTTTTTTCAGCGCTACCACCTGGCAAGACACAGCCTCACTCATATGG GTGTGAAACCTTTTGCTTGTACCATGTGTGACATGAGGTTTGTTCAGCGTTACCACCTGGCGAGACACAGCCTCACTCATACGG gggtgAAGCCGTATGCTTGTTCCATGTGTGACATGAGGTTTATTCAGCGTAACCACCTGGAGAGACACAGCCTCACTCATACGG GAGAGAAGCCATTTGCTTGTGACATGTGTGATATGAGGTTTATCCAGCGCTACCACCTTGAGAGACACAAGCGTGTCCATAGTGGGGAGAAGCCTTACCAGTGTGAACGGTGCCAGCAG aaCTTTTCTCGGACAGACCGGCTGTTGCGGCATCGGAGGTTGTGCCAGGGTCGCAGCGTAGCTAAAGTAGAGAACCAGCCATGCTGCGAACCGCGCCCTTATCCCCAGGAACCCCCACCCGCGCCCCCAACCTGGAGTCCCCTGCACCCCCCTCCAGGCCGGCTGGCGGTCTGA
- the znf740a gene encoding gastrula zinc finger protein XlCGF57.1 isoform X12, with product MSHLPSSSVRDHMKWAGLLGCEAVLSSMALMQASSMAAPPKKMMAPLGHGPPQREGPDRAPQSHMILPSGMSCPPLLIRKEGEFQAPRLLDEKEMRANEDMQQKKKNRKSVTPCKVREQEGRGGKGTGGDENGPSSKVQKNFICDHCYGAFRSGYHLKRHILIHTGEKPYACAVCDMRFIQRYHLERHSLIHTGVKPYACSMCDMRFFQRYHLERHRLTHTGVKPYACSMCDMRFFQRYHLARHSLTHTGVKPYACSMCDMRFFQRYHLARHSLTHTGVKPYACSMCDMRFFQRYHLARHSLTHTGVKPYACTMCDMRFIQRYQLERHSLTHTGVKPYACTMCDKRFFQRYHLARHSLTHMGVKPYACTMCDMKFFQRYHLARHSLTHTGVKPYACTMCDKRFFQRYHLARHSLTHMGVKPFACTMCDMRFVQRYHLARHSLTHTGVKPYACTMCDKRFFQRYHLARHSLTHMGVKPFACTMCDMRFVQRYHLARHSLTHTGVKPYACSMCDMRFIQRNHLERHSLTHTGEKPFACDMCDMRFIQRYHLERHKRVHSGEKPYQCERCQQNFSRTDRLLRHRRLCQGRSVAKVENQPCCEPRPYPQEPPPAPPTWSPLHPPPGRLAV from the exons ATGTCACATCTGCCCAGCAGCTCAGTCCGCGACCATATGAAATGG GCGGGACTGCTTGGCTGCGAAGCTGTCCTCTCCAGTATGGCCCTGATGCAGGCCAGCTCCATGGCTGCTCCGCCCAAAAAAATGATGGCTCCACTTGGCCATGGAccaccacagagagagggaccTGACCGTGCTCCCCAGAGCCACATGATCCTCCCATCTGGAATGAGCTGTCCACCCCTG CTTATCCGGAAGGAAGGTGAATTCCAAGCTCCCCGCCTGCTGGATGAGAAGGAGATGAGGGCCAACGAGGacatgcagcagaaaaaaaagaacaggaaaTCAGTGACGCCCTGTAAAGTGAGAGAACAAGAAGGAAGGGGAGGGAAG GGCACAGGTGGGGATGAGAATGGTCCATCATCCAAAGTGCAGAAAAACTTTATTTGTGATCACTGTTATGGAGCATTTAGGAGTGGATACCACCTGAAGAGACATATCCTCATTCATACAG GGGAGAAGCCGTATGCTTGTGCCGTTTGTGACATGAGGTTTATTCAGCGTTACCACCTGGAGAGACACAGCCTCATTCACACGG gggtgAAGCCGTACGCTTGTTCCATGTGTGACATGAGGTTTTTCCAGCGTTACCACCTGGAGAGACACAGACTCACTCATACGG GGGTGAAGCCGTACGCTTGCTCCATGTGTGACATGAGGTTCTTCCAACGTTACCATCTGGCAAGACACAGCCTCACTCATACTG gGGTGAAGCCATACGCTTGCTCCATGTGTGACATGAGATTTTTCCAACGCTACCACTTGGCAAGACACAGCCTCACTCACACGG GGGTGAAGCCATACGCTTGCTCCATGTGTGACATGAGGTTCTTCCAGCGTTACCATTTGGCAAGACACAGCCTCACTCATACTG GGGTGAAGCCGTATGCTTGTACCATGTGTGACATGAGATTTATACAACGTTACCAACTGGAGAGACACAGTCTTACTCATACAG gggtgAAGCCGTACGCTTGCACCATGTGTGACAAGAGGTTTTTTCAGCGCTACCACCTGGCGAGACACAGCCTCACTCATATGG GTGTGAAACCTTATGCTTGCACCATGTGTGACATGAAGTTTTTTCAGCGTTACCACCTGGCGAGACACAGCCTCACTCATACGG GTGTGAAACCTTATGCTTGCACCATGTGTGACAAGAGGTTTTTTCAGCGCTACCACCTGGCAAGACACAGCCTCACTCATATGG GTGTGAAACCTTTTGCTTGTACCATGTGTGACATGAGGTTTGTTCAGCGTTACCACCTGGCAAGACACAGCCTCACTCATACGG GTGTGAAACCTTATGCTTGCACCATGTGTGACAAGAGGTTTTTTCAGCGCTACCACCTGGCAAGACACAGCCTCACTCATATGG GTGTGAAACCTTTTGCTTGTACCATGTGTGACATGAGGTTTGTTCAGCGTTACCACCTGGCGAGACACAGCCTCACTCATACGG gggtgAAGCCGTATGCTTGTTCCATGTGTGACATGAGGTTTATTCAGCGTAACCACCTGGAGAGACACAGCCTCACTCATACGG GAGAGAAGCCATTTGCTTGTGACATGTGTGATATGAGGTTTATCCAGCGCTACCACCTTGAGAGACACAAGCGTGTCCATAGTGGGGAGAAGCCTTACCAGTGTGAACGGTGCCAGCAG aaCTTTTCTCGGACAGACCGGCTGTTGCGGCATCGGAGGTTGTGCCAGGGTCGCAGCGTAGCTAAAGTAGAGAACCAGCCATGCTGCGAACCGCGCCCTTATCCCCAGGAACCCCCACCCGCGCCCCCAACCTGGAGTCCCCTGCACCCCCCTCCAGGCCGGCTGGCGGTCTGA
- the znf740a gene encoding gastrula zinc finger protein XlCGF57.1 isoform X31: protein MSHLPSSSVRDHMKWAGLLGCEAVLSSMALMQASSMAAPPKKMMAPLGHGPPQREGPDRAPQSHMILPSGMSCPPLLIRKEGEFQAPRLLDEKEMRANEDMQQKKKNRKSVTPCKVREQEGRGGKGTGGDENGPSSKVQKNFICDHCYGAFRSGYHLKRHILIHTGVKPYACSMCDMRFFQRYHLARHSLTHTGVKPYACSMCDMRFFQRYHLARHTLTHTGVKPYACSMCDMRFFQRYHLARHSLTHTGVKPYACTMCDMRFIQRYQLERHSLTHTGVKPYACTMCDKRFFQRYHLARHSLTHMGVKPYACTMCDMKFFQRYHLARHSLTHTGVKPYACTMCDKRFFQRYHLARHSLTHMGVKPFACTMCDMRFVQRYHLARHSLTHTGVKPYACTMCDKRFFQRYHLARHSLTHMGVKPFACTMCDMRFVQRYHLARHSLTHTGVKPYACSMCDMRFIQRNHLERHSLTHTGEKPFACDMCDMRFIQRYHLERHKRVHSGEKPYQCERCQQNFSRTDRLLRHRRLCQGRSVAKVENQPCCEPRPYPQEPPPAPPTWSPLHPPPGRLAV from the exons ATGTCACATCTGCCCAGCAGCTCAGTCCGCGACCATATGAAATGG GCGGGACTGCTTGGCTGCGAAGCTGTCCTCTCCAGTATGGCCCTGATGCAGGCCAGCTCCATGGCTGCTCCGCCCAAAAAAATGATGGCTCCACTTGGCCATGGAccaccacagagagagggaccTGACCGTGCTCCCCAGAGCCACATGATCCTCCCATCTGGAATGAGCTGTCCACCCCTG CTTATCCGGAAGGAAGGTGAATTCCAAGCTCCCCGCCTGCTGGATGAGAAGGAGATGAGGGCCAACGAGGacatgcagcagaaaaaaaagaacaggaaaTCAGTGACGCCCTGTAAAGTGAGAGAACAAGAAGGAAGGGGAGGGAAG GGCACAGGTGGGGATGAGAATGGTCCATCATCCAAAGTGCAGAAAAACTTTATTTGTGATCACTGTTATGGAGCATTTAGGAGTGGATACCACCTGAAGAGACATATCCTCATTCATACAG GGGTGAAGCCGTACGCTTGCTCCATGTGTGACATGAGGTTCTTCCAACGTTACCATCTGGCAAGACACAGCCTCACTCATACTG gggtgAAGCCATATGCTTGCTCCATGTGTGACATGAGATTTTTCCAGAGATACCACCTGGCAagacacactctcacacatacgG GGGTGAAGCCATACGCTTGCTCCATGTGTGACATGAGGTTCTTCCAGCGTTACCATTTGGCAAGACACAGCCTCACTCATACTG GGGTGAAGCCGTATGCTTGTACCATGTGTGACATGAGATTTATACAACGTTACCAACTGGAGAGACACAGTCTTACTCATACAG gggtgAAGCCGTACGCTTGCACCATGTGTGACAAGAGGTTTTTTCAGCGCTACCACCTGGCGAGACACAGCCTCACTCATATGG GTGTGAAACCTTATGCTTGCACCATGTGTGACATGAAGTTTTTTCAGCGTTACCACCTGGCGAGACACAGCCTCACTCATACGG GTGTGAAACCTTATGCTTGCACCATGTGTGACAAGAGGTTTTTTCAGCGCTACCACCTGGCAAGACACAGCCTCACTCATATGG GTGTGAAACCTTTTGCTTGTACCATGTGTGACATGAGGTTTGTTCAGCGTTACCACCTGGCAAGACACAGCCTCACTCATACGG GTGTGAAACCTTATGCTTGCACCATGTGTGACAAGAGGTTTTTTCAGCGCTACCACCTGGCAAGACACAGCCTCACTCATATGG GTGTGAAACCTTTTGCTTGTACCATGTGTGACATGAGGTTTGTTCAGCGTTACCACCTGGCGAGACACAGCCTCACTCATACGG gggtgAAGCCGTATGCTTGTTCCATGTGTGACATGAGGTTTATTCAGCGTAACCACCTGGAGAGACACAGCCTCACTCATACGG GAGAGAAGCCATTTGCTTGTGACATGTGTGATATGAGGTTTATCCAGCGCTACCACCTTGAGAGACACAAGCGTGTCCATAGTGGGGAGAAGCCTTACCAGTGTGAACGGTGCCAGCAG aaCTTTTCTCGGACAGACCGGCTGTTGCGGCATCGGAGGTTGTGCCAGGGTCGCAGCGTAGCTAAAGTAGAGAACCAGCCATGCTGCGAACCGCGCCCTTATCCCCAGGAACCCCCACCCGCGCCCCCAACCTGGAGTCCCCTGCACCCCCCTCCAGGCCGGCTGGCGGTCTGA